One segment of Panicum virgatum strain AP13 chromosome 3K, P.virgatum_v5, whole genome shotgun sequence DNA contains the following:
- the LOC120699394 gene encoding FACT complex subunit SPT16-like: MAILEALDRMTPVSGSSTVVSPENFIKCLKKFYSHWKEDVYGLWGSPDTIMVFLSSQIHFLSGQDGCDLLEHLKMPVSKAVGLDIVLHNIEKAGNGSLSMDQILNSVCAQYESNCVVMGHIAREKPEGKVLEEWYQKLHGSRFILPAEHYSSY, translated from the exons ATGGCAATTCTTGAAGCACTGGATCGGATGACCCCTGTTAGTGGATCTTCAACTGTAGTCAGTCCAGAAAACTTCATCAAATGTTTGAAGAAGTTTTACAGCCATTGGAAGGAGGATGTCTATGGTCTTTGGGGGTCTCCAG ACACTATAATGGTGTTCCTGAGCAGCCAGATTCATTTTTTGAGTGGACAAGATGGTTGTGATTTGCTTGAGCATTTGAAGATGCCTGTTTCTAAGGCAGTTGGTCTTGATATTGTGCTGCATAATATCGAAAAGGCTGGCAATGGCTCTCTCTCAATGGATCAGATCTTAAATTCAGTATGTGCACAATATGAATCCAATTGTGTTGTTATGGGGCACATAGCAAGAGAGAAACCTGAAGGCAAGGTTCTTGAAGAATGGTATCAAAAGCTGCATGGATCAAGGTTCATTCTACCAGCCGAGCACTATTCATCCTACTAG
- the LOC120699395 gene encoding sulfite oxidase-like isoform X1 — protein MAQGALRGPSGYSREPPRHPSLRINAKEPFNAEPARRDLAAAYITPIDLFFKRNHGPIPVLDDIDSYYVTVGGLAGGPRRLSLDDIRKLPKYNVTATLQCAGNRRTEMSKSRKVRGVGWDVCALGNATWGGAKLSDVLQLVGVPYHTEITPSGGKHVEFVSVDQCPEEKGGPYKASIPLGQATNPAADVLLAYEMNGKVLKRDHGYPLRAIVPGVIGARSVKWLDRIDIIEEESQGFFMQKDYKMFPPSVDWDNIVWSTRKPQMDYPVQSAICSLEDVGTVKPGQVIVAGYALSGGGRGIERVDISPDCGKSWFEAHRYQKQGIPYVAGNITSDKWAWVLFEAIVDVKGDTEIVAKAVDSSANVQPESVESIWNLRGILNTCWHRVRLLATPNLRSFM, from the exons ATGGCGCAAGGCGCGCTGCGGGGCCCCTCCGGCTACTCCCGCGAGCCCCCTCGCCACCCCTCCCTCCGCATCAACGCCAAG GAGCCGTTCAACGCGGAGCCGGCGCGGCGGGACCTGGCGGCGGCGTACATCACCCCTATCGACCTCTTCTTCAAGCGCAACCACGGCCCCATCCCCGTCCTCGACGACATCGACAG CTACTACGTGACCGTCGGCGGCCTCGCAGGCGGGCCGAGGCGGCTCTCGCTGGATGACATCAG gaaGTTGCCCAAGTACAATGTTACCGCCACCCTACAG TGTGCTGGGAACAGGAGGACGGAGATGAGCAAGAGTAGGAAGGTCAGGGGCGTTGGCTGGGATGTTTGCGCTCTTGGGAATG CAACTTGGGGAGGAGCTAAATTATCAGATGTCCTTCAGCTTGTTGGCGTGCCATATCATACTGAAATCACCCCGTCTGGCGGAAAACATGTTGAGTTTGTTAGTGTTGATCAGTGTCCA GAGGAAAAAGGTGGCCCATACAAAGCGTCGATTCCCTTGGGCCAGGCAACAAATCCTGCAGCAGACGTACTGCTTGCATATGAAATGAATGGCAAG GTACTCAAGCGTGATCATGGATACCCTCTCCGCGCTATTGTTCCAGGTGTCATTGGTGCCCGTTCTGTCAAATGGTTAGATAGAATTGACATAATTGAGGAAGAGTCTCAG GGTTTCTTCATGCAAAAGGATTATAAGATGTTCCCTCCTTCAGTTGATTGGGATAATATTGTGTGGTCAACCAGGAAGCCCCAAATGGACTACCCAGTTCAG TCTGCAATATGTTCTTTGGAAGACGTAGGTACCGTCAAACCAGGACAG GTCATTGTTGCTGGATATGCATTGTCAGGAGGTGGCAGGGGCATTGAGAGGGTTGATATTTCCCCTGACTGTGGTAAGAGTTGGTTTGAGGCACACCGGTACCAAAAACAAGGTATTCCATATGTGGCTGGTAACATAACCAGTGATAAGTGGGCATGGGTGCTCTTCGAGGCCATTGTCGATGTCAAAGGCGACACTGAGATTGTTGCTAAAGCG GTTGATTCCAGTGCGAACGTGCAACCTGAGAGCGTGGAATCGATCTGGAACCTGAGAGGGATTCTGAACACATGTTGGCATCGTGTCCGCCTTCTGGCAACACCTAACCTTAGAAGTTTCATGTGA
- the LOC120699395 gene encoding sulfite oxidase-like isoform X2, with amino-acid sequence MSKSRKVRGVGWDVCALGNATWGGAKLSDVLQLVGVPYHTEITPSGGKHVEFVSVDQCPEEKGGPYKASIPLGQATNPAADVLLAYEMNGKVLKRDHGYPLRAIVPGVIGARSVKWLDRIDIIEEESQGFFMQKDYKMFPPSVDWDNIVWSTRKPQMDYPVQSAICSLEDVGTVKPGQVIVAGYALSGGGRGIERVDISPDCGKSWFEAHRYQKQGIPYVAGNITSDKWAWVLFEAIVDVKGDTEIVAKAVDSSANVQPESVESIWNLRGILNTCWHRVRLLATPNLRSFM; translated from the exons ATGAGCAAGAGTAGGAAGGTCAGGGGCGTTGGCTGGGATGTTTGCGCTCTTGGGAATG CAACTTGGGGAGGAGCTAAATTATCAGATGTCCTTCAGCTTGTTGGCGTGCCATATCATACTGAAATCACCCCGTCTGGCGGAAAACATGTTGAGTTTGTTAGTGTTGATCAGTGTCCA GAGGAAAAAGGTGGCCCATACAAAGCGTCGATTCCCTTGGGCCAGGCAACAAATCCTGCAGCAGACGTACTGCTTGCATATGAAATGAATGGCAAG GTACTCAAGCGTGATCATGGATACCCTCTCCGCGCTATTGTTCCAGGTGTCATTGGTGCCCGTTCTGTCAAATGGTTAGATAGAATTGACATAATTGAGGAAGAGTCTCAG GGTTTCTTCATGCAAAAGGATTATAAGATGTTCCCTCCTTCAGTTGATTGGGATAATATTGTGTGGTCAACCAGGAAGCCCCAAATGGACTACCCAGTTCAG TCTGCAATATGTTCTTTGGAAGACGTAGGTACCGTCAAACCAGGACAG GTCATTGTTGCTGGATATGCATTGTCAGGAGGTGGCAGGGGCATTGAGAGGGTTGATATTTCCCCTGACTGTGGTAAGAGTTGGTTTGAGGCACACCGGTACCAAAAACAAGGTATTCCATATGTGGCTGGTAACATAACCAGTGATAAGTGGGCATGGGTGCTCTTCGAGGCCATTGTCGATGTCAAAGGCGACACTGAGATTGTTGCTAAAGCG GTTGATTCCAGTGCGAACGTGCAACCTGAGAGCGTGGAATCGATCTGGAACCTGAGAGGGATTCTGAACACATGTTGGCATCGTGTCCGCCTTCTGGCAACACCTAACCTTAGAAGTTTCATGTGA
- the LOC120699396 gene encoding uncharacterized protein LOC120699396 isoform X2, translating into MGADGSRSGGRKGSPPEKPSEGRTSSLLAGLPSTGNFTESNIASSMGGLKVYICLHDTAPPEGQVVKTDTNNILIRALQLNKHKSEAKDASCKTPGESSRGKRNAARNLDGKNPSKRPNIGSAGGSSAHEEPSSGFSELLLQSFTVEKLRSLLKERGLSPKGKKDELIARLREASR; encoded by the exons ATGGGCGCCGATGGCagccgcagcggcggccggaaGGGCTCGCCGCCGGAGAAGCCATCCGAGGGCCGGACCTCGAGCTTGCTCGCTGGACTCCCCTCCACGGGGAACTTCACGGAGAGCAACATCGCTTCTAGCATG GGAGGCCTCAAGGTTTATATCTGCCTGCACGACACGGCTCCTCCAG AGGGGCAAGTTGTGAAAACGGACACGAACAATATTCTAATCAGAGCTCTCCAGTTGAACAAACACAAAAGTGAGGCCAAAGATGCAAGCTGTAAGACACCAGGAGAAAGCAGCAGAGGAAAAAG GAATGCTGCCAGAAATTTAGATGGAAAGAATCCATCAAAAAGACCCAACATTGGTAGCGCTGGAGGATCTTCTGCCCATG AAGAACCGTCATCTGGTTTCTCTGAGCTTTTGCTTCAGTCATTTACTGTGGAAAAGTTACGCTCTCTTCTAAAAGAGAGGGGGCTCTCACCAAAAGGCAAAAAG GATGAACTGATTGCTCGCTTAAGAGAGGCTTCACGTTGA
- the LOC120699396 gene encoding uncharacterized protein LOC120699396 isoform X1 codes for MGADGSRSGGRKGSPPEKPSEGRTSSLLAGLPSTGNFTESNIASSMGGLKVYICLHDTAPPEGQVVKTDTNNILIRALQLNKHKSEAKDASCKTPGESSRGKRNAARNLDGKNPSKRPNIGSAGGSSAHEEPSSGFSELLLQSFTVEKLRSLLKERGLSPKGKKCGCYVRGGIERIVEEEVTAAAVLQYRVYCSRDGGCEGKRAVARVGGAGNAGRGSSPARGKGVPSNLLLD; via the exons ATGGGCGCCGATGGCagccgcagcggcggccggaaGGGCTCGCCGCCGGAGAAGCCATCCGAGGGCCGGACCTCGAGCTTGCTCGCTGGACTCCCCTCCACGGGGAACTTCACGGAGAGCAACATCGCTTCTAGCATG GGAGGCCTCAAGGTTTATATCTGCCTGCACGACACGGCTCCTCCAG AGGGGCAAGTTGTGAAAACGGACACGAACAATATTCTAATCAGAGCTCTCCAGTTGAACAAACACAAAAGTGAGGCCAAAGATGCAAGCTGTAAGACACCAGGAGAAAGCAGCAGAGGAAAAAG GAATGCTGCCAGAAATTTAGATGGAAAGAATCCATCAAAAAGACCCAACATTGGTAGCGCTGGAGGATCTTCTGCCCATG AAGAACCGTCATCTGGTTTCTCTGAGCTTTTGCTTCAGTCATTTACTGTGGAAAAGTTACGCTCTCTTCTAAAAGAGAGGGGGCTCTCACCAAAAGGCAAAAAG TGCGGCTGTTATGTGCGTGGTGGGATTGAGAGGATTGTGGAGGAAGAAGTGACGGCTGCTGCCGTGCTACAGTACCGCGTGTACTGTTCACGAGATGGCGGCTGCGAGGGCAAGagagcggtggctagggttgggggcgcTGGGAACGCCGGCCGCGGGTCTTCGCCGGCAAGAGGGAAGGGAGttccttctaatctcttgcttgattag